ACGGAATGGTTTATAGCGacccttaatgggacaagccgaaaggaagctACTTTAATATCAAGGGAAACGGATTCATGCATTTGcaatctttacatttttttaatgttacaaacTAGTGTATTTAACAATTAGTAAGATTAAAGGTCATATCTTCCCACATTTTTTCCAGTTGGTTGAATTGTTTTCATATCCTGAAAATCTTCCCGTCAGAAAAACTTCATTCTTTCAGTGGTCTTCACCTGCTCACTTACTTACCTGAAAGTTGTCATCCAGGATTCCATCCCTTCATTCACATTGTTCGGTTGTCATCCATCATGATTCCATCccttcattcacattttttgggtAAGAGAACAATTAGTCTATTCtggtggttcaaatcccggcccctcctgtgtggagtttcagaaaatggatggacattacaTGCTCAACGGCGTTGGCAGccctaataaaatattttttattttttttccaaacaatttttCAATGCaggcaaaaacaacagaaacaacAACTACCCCCCAAAATACAACAGCAACAATGTATTTTGCCAATAAATGTCAAACTGGTCGGTAACATATAGTCTTTTCCAACTCGTTTTGTCATTAGTCTTTTATCCCGCTGGGTGGCAGCATTGTGCTCATAGCCAGCCCCCAAAGCGCAGCTTATTGGGCAGGTAGATGCTGGTGAGAAAATCTGGACCTATGGCTGCCAGTGACTGAATTTCAGCTTTGTGTCTATTCTTCTGCATCAAGGTCATCTACGATGAGAGCAAAACGGGCTTCAGTCAAACTCATTTACAAAAGTTCACCTCAAAGAAGGAACACAGTACATTAATATAACAACAGCTAATATATTATGAGAAAAACGCAATGGTGATTCGACAAAAGTTATCAAAAGTTTCCACGATCAtaaagataaaaagaaacacacacacacacattgtcccAGGCTCTCgcaaatacatctttttttctttttttttttttaaatgagactaAAGGTGAACGTGCAAACAGAATTAAGTTTTCATGGGCAAGTGTTCTGCGAGCTAGCCACACCTGATAGAATACATGTTTCCCAAATATTCCAAATCCCCAGTTTATCAATTTCATTCTGACCTCTTTAACCCACTCTGGTTGGTTCGCTACGTAGGGCCTTTTGAGGAGGCtgtccagttttttttcatcagccTTGGTGAGGGGGAGCAAAGCACTCCTGGGAACCTGCAACCTCCAgaattaaatttgtattttacatatcaatttcatttcattgactTCACTCACTGAACTGTATTTGACCAACATCCCTACTAAGTAGAAAAATTACACTCCAGTTGAGTGTTCATTCACTTATATTGGAATGAATGATATAAATTGTGGTTGACTCTGACAGcacatttaaaattgttctcATTCGcgtattaaataaaaatattgtagtACTACAATCTTTATTTAAAGAGTAATagaatcatttgaaaaatgtcacttgAAGTTAAACTTTGCTTCAGCTTGATAAAACTCAATTTATTGTCCTCACATCTTCTGTGTAATAAACTTAGAGCAGACGacataaactaaaataaataggAGGACGTAGCAGGAGTTGAATCCAAACCTCTCCAGGTCCGAAGGGAGGAGGCCTAACCACATTGCACTGGGGATGGTCAGGCTTTGGGCCTCAAACGACATGGCCTATCAAGAAAATACACATAAACAAAGCTTTGGGTGCGCAGGTCAACCGACACATTTTATGTTGCCACAATGCCCAACATGTGcttaaaccctaaccctgcaaCACGTTCGTTCATTCCATTAGAGTTGAAATCTTTGGGGTGGATGATTGATCTATAAATTAAACCTTTGCAAATTGGAAGAGTCAACCAGGGGTTAGCAACAGGGTGCCTATGGGTTTGGAAAATAGATCAATAGTAATGGGACATTGTATATGTTTAGGTATGTTGtagaaatgatcatttgaaaatataagCACTTTCATAAAGCTACACTATAACAATAATGTGTATCCTGAATTGGTGGCCAACCCCCAAGTTTCCTAACTTgtgaaatcatccatccattttcttagccacttatcctcacgagggccacgggaTTGCTccagtctatcccagctgtcaacaggcgggaggcggcgtacaccctgaactggttgccagccaatcgcagggcacatagagacaaaaagccgcacccacaataacacctaggggcaattttgagtgtccaattagtgttgcatgtttttgggatgtgggaggaaaccggagtgcccggagaaaacccacgcgggaaCGGGGAgaggatgcaaactccacacagacgggacttcagaactgtgaggccaaccccttccagctgatccacggcgCCGCCATTGTTAAGTCATTGTTGATAATTATTGTTGAGAACTGATCAACATTATCCATAGCCACACAGatgaaaaatagtaataattacaaaaatgtaaattagttTTTACAGAAGTGTGGTTCAATCTAGCAGGACTAATAAAGTCAGAGTTTCAAAAACATTGGGTCTTAAAGGCCTGAACATCAAGGAGCAATAACTGGCCAAATGGGACTCACCACTGATCCATACTTGTAGATACACATGATCTCAATGCCTGGGAAAATCAGATAcacaacaggccacaatcaccAACACACCACAGCAATTACTCCGAGAGATGTGCAACAGAGCTCACAACAAAGTAAAACATTACATATGTGTACTGCCatgcaaccaaaaaaaatgttgaatgtctGGATGAGATTAGGCCCCGTGGAATATTAGGTCGAAAAGACACCCGGCGGCAGCTAACAGGTGAGTTGAGTGACACACTGTTTAGTGAGAGGAAATATGTTTTGTAGTATGAGATGTAAAAATGGGCGGCGCTCAAGCAGATGTACCATGCGGGTCAGCATCCACCAGAGTGAAGATAGGGACATGCAACACGTCCCAGAGCTTTCTCACCATCAACCTGCTGTTCACATCTGGAAAGCCTTTACCCTTAatgagaaaaacacacacatggtcgctctaaaaaaaaaaaaaaaaaaaaaaaaaaaaagacagctgtgCTTTGAGGCCACATTAAGATGAGTTTACTATTCAAGTTAGGTTCGAGataaaaagggaggaaaaaaaaaaaaaaaaaaaaaatcgacataCTGTGATCATGATACATGGAAAAAGCTTTGTGCAGAAGTCGTCTTGAAGAAGTCTCTGAAATGTAGCATCCTTCTCGACAATAAGGATGAACTTGGCAGATGatacaatatatgtgcgtggcTGAGGCAAAACACAGTCCATGCAATCGGTTAACACAATCCCCACACGCTCAAGTACAAACATGAACAGGAAtgatccgtccgtccattttccgtcCCGTTTATCTTTACTAGGGTTGCGGGCGCACTGGTGATTATTACATctgtctttgggcgagaggcggctaGATCATGATGTGgtcaacagccaatcacagcacacaaacaaccattcacactcacattcacacttaaggGGCATTTAGAGTCCTTAATTAACCTAggaagcattttttgtttgggtGGGGTGATGTGGGGGGATaatggagtacccggagaaaacccgtgcagacacggggagaacatgcaaaatgcacacaggcggggccagattCAAACCCGGGTCTAAACAACTGTGAGCCtgctgtgctaaccagtcggtcaACGCGCCGTCAACAGTAATGATACTGAACATAAATCAAAGGATACTTTGGATACCTGCAACGTTTGCTGAGACTGCAACAGCCTAAAAGAAATATCATTTTAGAATCAAATAAGTGTCTCATACACAAATATGCATACTTCAGTTTCcccataatccatccatccattttctttgccgcttatcctcacgagggtcacagggactgctggagcctatcccagctgtcaacgggtcggaggcggggtacaccctgaactggttgccagccaatcgcagggcatgtagagacaaagagctgcacccacaatcacacctcggggcaatttagagtgtccaattcgtgttgcatgtttttgggatgtgggaggaaagcggagtgcccggagaaaacccacacaggcacggggagaacatgcaaactccacacaggcggggccaggatcaaacccgggtccaccaccgtgctgccatcttGTCACATCTAATGAAAAGCCAGCAATAAGCAATAAAACGACAGACTGTATAAAATTGTGGACATGACTATTGTGATATCAGCACTCTGACAATAACTACGTAGTAAAATATCTAATTTTGACTGACATAGTGTGTCTTGTTTCCAATCAGAAATGACAAGACCACCAGCAGGAGCGGAATGAgtgacatttcattttctgatAGTCAATCACAACCAAAAACATAAACGgagaaaaaagacattttcatgtTACAGATATTTCCAATAAATGCAGGTTAACAACtacaactattttatttttatccacatGAATTCCAGGCCTGATTTGAATCCGTTCTTTATGTTTCTATGTTTATGATGCATATCCGAAATCAACCAAATTCAAATGAACCCTGGAGTGACAGGAACTTACAGCAGAACTTGAGTGGCAGTCGATCCTCGTACCATCCTCCTCCATATAACAAAGATCACCTGAGATAACACCTTTGGATGTTGCCAACTGTTCATGTCAAAATTACAACATTGTTAGTTCTGGCATATTTTAAGATGCAAATTTGCTATGtatttgctctctctctctctctctctctctctctctctctctttctcatcccaaaatcatgcattggacactctaaattgcccctaggtgtgattgtgagtgtgatcagaaaatggatggcgatgtatccattcattttcttcaccgcttatcctcacgagggtcgtggggagcgctggagcctatcccagctgtcaacaggcaggaggcaactggttgccagccaatcgcagggcacattgagacaaacagccgcacttacaatcacacctaggtgcaatttagagtgtccaattattgttgcatgatttcgggatgcgggaggaaaccggagtgcccggagaaaacccacacatgcaagacagaacatgcaaactccacacagggggtggggggggattgaaccccagtcctaaaaactgtgaggccaaagctttacagctCTTCCACCGCGCCAAAAAACAGAAAGACTTTTGGATATGGACACACTCACCACACGTAGAGCTCTTCGAGGAACCTTAAGCATGCACGACACATCATCCACAATTTTATCGACTGTTTTCTGTGAGCCAAATAGCTGGGGATGATGGTAATAGATGTCTCTGTAGAGGGAAATAAAAATTAGTGAAGCTGTTTGAGGATTTGGAATTGATTTGGGAGAACTGTACGCTAAAATGACGACCTTTTTGTGGCATACGAGTTGGTCTGCACGAGCGTGTAAGCGATAGAGAGAATCTCGAGAATCTGAGCTTCAAACAGAAGGGGGAAATCATTTCAGTATGAAGTGTATGAATTGAAGGTGAAAAAACCTATCTAAAAAAACAACTGGTTTGAAAGATATTCAGGATGTccaggtggtaaaaaaaaaaaaaaaaaaaaaaaaaaatcatttccttTCACATCATTATCAAAAATGAGTAACACTGAATggaaagtgaaaagaaaactgTCAGTTACTTTAAGAGTCACACGTAACGACAAAGAAATGGAAGCGACAGTGTAATAAGTCTTCTTACAAAATCTTGTGGCAGTTTTGGGGCAGTCACTCCTGATCGTCACGACAGAACTTGTCGAACTCATTTGAAGCCCAACGGCACTGTCGAAACTTAAAGAGGAGCTCAGTTAATGTTTTgcagaacaaatgaatggcaTAAGCCAATAAACACACATTCAGTACAGTGCGATAAGAGTGTGGGACATCGTAATTGACATACTTTTACACCTTTGAAAATGTGCTCTCCCGCATGTAAGCTATGAAGAATTCCCCACAGCCTCACAGGGTTACCTGTGAGGACATGCCCCCCAATCCTACACAACGTGCTTTGTGTCTTCGTAATCACTCGGTCTTCCTTAAAGTGCCAGGAAGTTATTCCATCTTAAATTTCTGTGATCCtaagtactttttttgttgttgttgcagctaACACCTGGTAACTGCATATGGTCAATTTGAACTGTCCTCTTTGCAAATTCTTCAGAGGCAGATTTTCTTCCCTTCTGAAGGAATTCCAACAACCAGCTGCAGTCACTCCCATTTGACTCATTCTGCAAGTCGACCACGAAAATTctcgcacgtaaaatttgttatgagcagaaaaaatattgaaagacgttgcttattttgcatagacttgacattaatttacgtgtttatgtttacaatcagtattcaccccgaaaaaggaaatgcaagttgaccgtactgagcatgtccggaagtgatgccacaagcgcatgttcagagcttcttctggtactgcgagcgcatttacgtcgaaagtcatcaacatcaggagacgtgtcaaaggaaattcagttacaccaggggtgctcaatgcgtcgatcgtgaggcagtttgaGTTGATTGTGTGACgggctgttggtgtgtcagaagaatttaaggtggaggtgggactgcatcagggatccacgctcaGCCCCTGCCTGTTCACGGTagaaatggataggctgacaaatgaggttcgactggaatccccttggactatgatgttcgcagatgatattgtgatctgcagtgaaatcagagagcaggcggaggaaaaattagaaagatggaggttagcactggaaaggagaggaatgaagattagccaaagtaaaacggaatatatgtgcatgaatgtgtggggtggaggaggacgagtgaagagatagcaagggtggatgacttcaaatacttggggtcaacaatccagagcaatggtgagtgtgggaaagaagtgaagaaacaggtccaagcaggttggaaaagttggcagaaggtgtctggtgttctatgtgacagaagggtctctgctaggatgaagggcaaagtttataaaacagtggttacGCCACGATGTACGGTTTACAGTGGCACTaacaaaacaacaggaagcagaaatgacgatgctgaggttctcacttggagtgagcagtttggataggattagaaatgagctcattagagggacagccaaagttggatgttttggagattaggttagagagagcagacttagatggtttggacatgttcagagacgagagagtaagtacattggtagaagggtactgaggctggagctgccaggcaaaagagcgagaggaagaccaaagaaaaggtggatgaatgttgtgagggaggacatgaggacactgggtgttagagaggaggatgcgcgagatggtcttagatggaaaaagatgacatgctgtggcgacccctaacaggacaagctgaaagggggattcgggtgtggccaatacgtcgagggcacgcacataaaggcccGTTCTCGCaggccggcctcctatttacggcagtcgcagcGATGCACCCCTCAAAGCTAcggatgagattgtgatttactttgacttgatctaaattttaacggtcattttccccatggtatgcgttatcttgaagtggAAAAGTTTTACCCTCTTCATGCTTGAGGAAGATAtcgatcatctactgctagccgACATCACGATTgtcgacaggaatgtttgttccaatgtatcgctagcttgttgccactaacgccgattatgttgaactaaactttcagcattttcaaaacattgcgggttgCGGTACCGTTcctgtttattccttgacaggtcagtgcatttaacttttcttcagataaaatttgtcagatcaagaatttttattcatgaaaatttttaaatactgctTTATATAATGTTCTACTCATAtaagttgaaattggaaatcatcatttcagagtttgaaatttttgttttctgttttagttatgtatttgtttattttatttttaatttacacttgttcttgagattccatccctaatcacatccTCAACTTTAATCGCTGAGCATGACTGACTTTTTAAATGTTAGTGACTGCAGCTGGTAATCTTCTGTGGCCCAACAGACTGAAAAATGCCAGGTAAAGTTAAATTTTTCAGCACAGCATCACTGTGCAAAAATTATTCTTTAACGTTCAGCCATTTTACATAGATTACATACAGTTTATGGTGGGTGCAATCTGTTCAAATGAAGTCACCTGATATTATCCCAACTGGATCTGTTTGGTAGTACCAGGGCTGGTGCCTCATCCTTGGACAGAGAAGTCACTATTTCCAggattacattttcaatgttgCTCAAAACCTCCCTGGATATGACAGTCCAATTGAGAGTGAGCGCAGTCAAAGAAATGCAAGAAAACAATTTACATTTGGAATTGTGTTGAATTATTATCGTAGCGTATGTACCTCAAGTTTATTAAATGTAGTACTCTGTATCAAACTGTATCAAATTAAATACAAACCTTTTTGTCCAATACATCACATTAAAACCAAAACAGACTGCACAGCTATAATGTCAAAAAAATACTAGAAGTAACAAACTGTAGTTTCAAGTTCAGAGAgagaagataaaaaataaagtactgtaAATTATGTGGCGGAACGGTgggtcagatggtaaagcgttggcctcacagttttgaggtcccgggttcaatcccggacctgcctgtgtggaatttgcatgttctcccagtgcctgggtgggtttcctcccacattaccaaaaagatgcaacattaattggagactctaaattgcccctagttgtgattgtgagtgcggctgtttgccctgcgattggctgggatgggctccagcactcccagcgaccctcgtgaggataagcgtcgaagaaaatggatggatggatgtatagtaTACTATGTATCATCAGTTCTCAAGCTTCATGGTAAGTTTATTGCAAATAAAATGCTCACTACCATTTAGCACACTAGCTAATGCTCACGAGCTAGCTAGCCTAATTTGTTGTATATGGCATATAGAAGTTGGTAAATATGAGTAAGAAAATGTATCTTACAGACTACTTTCTTCATCTACACGCTGGCAGTCGGTCATGGCTTTCCGCAGTGCAActgctgtacaaaaaaaaggatcaatTTTCCTGAAGAAATCAGCTTGATAAGCCAATGGATCCCTGCCGTGCGACAGCAACTCTGGTCATCAAGCCCTCATTGTTGACTCCCAGGTATGCGTGACGAGGCTGTTCCAATATACggttttcagttttaatttttattttatcaaaacataaaaaaaaaaaaataactatatcCCCTTGGCTGTCTGGGGTTTCCGTTTTCcacccacttcccaaaaacatgcattaattggagactcgaaattgccttaCGTAGAACGTGAGTGCCTGTTGTTTTACTCCGTGTGCTATGCGATTGCATGGCCACCGGTTCAAATGATatttgggattggctccagcactcccgcgaccctcgtgaggataagcggctcagaaaatgtatggatggaaaatatatatatttactgtatgtgccaAATCCATTAATTGTACAACAGTTTTTCCATGCTATACATACGGTACAATATTTATTACTGCCTATAGCTATAAAACCAAACATTCTCTCGATTACTTTGGGTCACTTCtttcaaagtgaaaataaaaacaaaaaaataaataaaaggacgTCAGCCTATCTTCCTTGTAGCTGaatgattcatccatccatccattttcttagccgcttatcctcacaagggttgcggggattgctggagcctatcccagctgtcaaggggcaggacgcggggtacaccctgaactggttgccacccaatcgcagggcacaaattcCAAATAAAGCCTGAATAACTAAAATGATGGAGGAGTTGGGCTTTGGAATAACTCAGTTCAATTCCTGCTGATGACAGATTATAAACACAGTAACAGCCAGTGAGTTGGTGGTGAAATACTGATCTGCTGACTGGCTTCTGTTGAAGTGTCCTTGAGGAAAGCACTGCCACTAGCATCCCATCTCAAGAGGTGCGTCACtgtttatttgcccttttcaCTCTCATAGATCTCCTTGCATATGTGTGATTTGGTTCTGTATGCCAAAACTACACGTTTAatctaaaaatacatacagtgaagtCGATGGTGGAGTTCCCCTcttattaatccatccattttctttgtcgcttatccacacaagggtcacgggaagcgctgtcaacgggctggaggcggggcacaccctgaactggttgccagccaatcgcagggcacatggagacaaacagccacactcacaatcatacctagtggcaatttagagtgtccaattaatgttccatgtttttgggaggtgggaggaaaccggagtgcccagagaaaacccacgcaggcacggggagaacatgcaaactctacacagccggggccgagattgaacccgggtccccagaactgtgaggccaatgctttaccatctgaaccaccgtgccgcctcctctTAAAACCCATtagtgggcagcgtcccatttttgggacatgatgATTTTCActcattatatccttcagtatatcaaaatatttaagtgttttaatctgaagccataatttggaaTCAGGaaaggataactcatcggtcaaagttagcagttagatgtttgggacgagattataaattagtaaagttatcatatcacttaaccataaacgaaaaagaagtgttatttccttgattgtggcctgttaggagactttaatctcaataaggcaaaaaattgccaccctgcccatgaatgggttaatcagtataataaatattaaatttgaTTCAAAATCAGACCTGTGTTTATCCTGTCAATATTGCTGCTTTTGACATCTTTTTCCTCCCTCACAGGTTTAAGTGCATGAAAGGCATGAAAATGCACAGAATCAGAACAACTTTTTTAACTGAACATTATTTCACGCCACAAATTATTTCACTGACAACTTTTCACAAACCGCTTTGCGCACCATTGTTGCATTGGACCCCTTTTTGATCAACGCTATCAGGTCACCCTAAGTACCCAAATCTTTAAGAATTAATGGCAGGCCCGCTGTGTACACTGCAGTCCATCTTTCATAGCCAGATTGTGTGAGAGCCCGGATCCAAAGGAAAGAGGTCCGTGCCCCTGACCTGACCCTGAATATCTCCTAATGTGCGGTCTTAGCAAAAGAACCCTTTTTACCTTGAGTGGGATTGACAAGCTGGTTCCGTAGTAAAGGTTCTTAATTTCTGAGTAATTGCTATCTCTAAGCGATGAGGGACAACCTCCCTACCcaagcttgggggggggggggggaatcgtaTATGTGAACAACCTCAGGTTGTGGGGGTTCTTTTTCTTGAGCTGTAGAAAggctgagcccccccccccccccccgccgttcCATTTTGCCCAGGAGAGATTTGCGTCGAGTGCTAGGCTCTAACCTGAGGAGACAGAGTGCAACGAGTCATGCGCTTGTCTCGGGATGAGTGTTTGTACTGGGCAGGAGTGAGCGGGGCGCAGGGGAAGTATAGGGGGAAGTCGGGGGCTGCGGGGTCAGaggaaaagaggaggaggggtgGACACGTTGCAGGTGAGGGGGATTAACTTCAGTTTGGCCCGGAGAAACTAAATACAAATCTGTCACCCTAATCCTCACAAATAGAAAACAGAGCTGGCCTCCATTCACAACCTCTATCGTTGAGAAAATCTACCTCCCACTACCCTATCTTGCcctctacctttttttttttaagcactctGGCTGCTCTGTTTCTCATCATCTTTCGGCCAGTCTGACGATGCCGCATCTAATGGCTCCTCTGTCCAGTTTCCCCCCAAAGAGGGTCTGACTGGTCACCCGGGGTCCTCTCTGATTGACAGGTCAGGACACACTTAGGAGAGAGTCAAAGGGGGGGCGAGGCCTcttagtgaagaagaaaaaacaggaccTCGGCCCGGAGAGGTCCACGCAAGTGGACGGAGCTTTATCAGGACCTGACACCTTTGGTAAAGCCTGCTGATAAGCATGTGGCTGGGTGTGGAGAGCACTCCGGCATCAAACTGATGACACAGGTGCCTGAGTGGTAACATCCTGCAAATGGCTAAAGCCAAGTCTGGCATTAAGGATAAGTTTAACTCGAACCATATCACGGACCGTCAGTGACACAATGGAGAAGTTAAAAGTGGACTGTTGAGAGCCATGAGTCAGATCACCACGGTGTTCCCGCATGCCATATTAGGCTGCGGGCAAATGGACAAACAAAAACGGACATTCCGGATGCTGGCAAAAACAGGCCACAGAATGACTGCGACTGCAACGTTTCTAATGAGATAATCGTGCTGTCGTGGAACTCAATTTGTTACAGTGATACAAACTTAGCCGTAGTGGAAATCTCATAAAGGACGGGATAAAGGCTCCGTTTGATTCCAAAACGGAAATTGAGAATTCCCCAAAACTATTAGCAGCGTGTTTTCATTCAGTTTAATTTCATTGAGCTGTTAAGTCTTTGACCCATATAAGCAGCAAATTTTAATAACTGAATCCATAAGACAAAGGGATTTTAAGCATCTGGATTTCAAAACcatgtaaaattaaattaaatactaAAACCAGCATAGATCAAACATGAAACCTTAATGGGATAttagaatccccccccccctttcttgtGCCTGTCTCACAGCTGCGTTTCATATGTTCATTGAGCCCCAAGAAGTGCAACACACACTAATggaaacatttactgtattgttGAAGAGCATTGTTATACCAAAGGGTTAGGCAAGGACAACTGGGACAGACAACAGAAGACTAGTTGAGAAAAAGTTTTCATCTTCTTCTCTCCTTGTACTGAGACTCCCTGATTAGGACCCCGTTTCGGGTTTAGTttaccccaaataaagttttaCAGTATCGACTGTGGGCGTACTTGCTTAGAACCTCCCTTCCTCCACCCCGTGAA
This DNA window, taken from Syngnathoides biaculeatus isolate LvHL_M chromosome 2, ASM1980259v1, whole genome shotgun sequence, encodes the following:
- the spo11 gene encoding meiotic recombination protein SPO11, with amino-acid sequence MTDCQRVDEESSLEVLSNIENVILEIVTSLSKDEAPALVLPNRSSWDNISFDSAVGLQMSSTSSVVTIRSDCPKTATRFSQILEILSIAYTLVQTNSYATKRDIYYHHPQLFGSQKTVDKIVDDVSCMLKVPRRALRVLATSKGVISGDLCYMEEDGTRIDCHSSSAAVAVSANVAGIQNIVSSAKFILIVEKDATFQRLLQDDFCTKLFPCIMITGKGFPDVNSRLMVRKLWDVLHVPIFTLVDADPHGIEIMCIYKYGSVAMSFEAQSLTIPSAMWLGLLPSDLERLQVPRSALLPLTKADEKKLDSLLKRPYVANQPEWVKEMTLMQKNRHKAEIQSLAAIGPDFLTSIYLPNKLRFGGWL